From one Perca fluviatilis chromosome 10, GENO_Pfluv_1.0, whole genome shotgun sequence genomic stretch:
- the rxfp1 gene encoding relaxin receptor 1: MQVYVAVIFAYGVSALNITEEKATCPLGYFPCGNLTVCLPQLLHCNGINDCGNQADEENCGDNNGWPHLFDKYFGIPSYNTGTKSNVCLLGAIPELCQCRDLELDCDSTQLQDIPVVAINVTMMSLQRNRLQKLKANAFFRYQSLQKLYLQHNRIQDVSPHAFRGLYNLTRLYLSYNKISALMPGVFQDLHKLEWLILENNNIHEMSSMTFSGLNSLVLLVLLNNSLTELDDICREMPILNWLDLEGNLIETIGNVSFCSCSMLTVLVLQQNRISHIHEQAFSVLQKLGELDLSNNKLVAIPPNLFVSLGDLLQLNISYNPIVELQVDHFDKLYKLKSLSIEGIEIGNIQRRMFEPLKYLTHIYFKKFQYCGYAPHVRSCKPNTDGISSFEDLLANIVLRVFVWVVSATTCFGNIFVICMRSYIRSENKLHAMCIISLCCADGLMGIYLFMIGAYDLKFRGEYNRHAQAWMDSSQCQVIGSLAMLSTEVSVLLLTYLTLEKYICIVYPFQYLTPGWRRTVTILLGIWVFGFIVALLPLVFKGLFRNFYGTNGVCFPLHSEQPETLWAHVYSIVIFLGLNLVAFLIIVLAYASMFYNIQRTGTQTTKYSNHIKKEVTIAKRFFSIVITDSLCWIPIFILKILSLLQVEIPGTISSWVVIFILPINSALNPILYTLTTRPFKETILQVWANYRQRRPLLSGHQAHHPSLTWQEMWPLQENSHGPATGHPLETTGTIVKLTPVENTNEGYNDITTSTQQFQKQHIVLSVCSKKQAPTTHTYTNK; encoded by the exons GGGATAATAACGGATGGCCCCATCTTTTCGACAAGTATTTTGGAATACCCAGCTATAACACTGGAACCAAGTCAAATGTATGCT TGCTGGGTGCTATTCCTGAGCTCTGCCAATGCCGAGACCTGGAGCTGGACTGTGACAGCACACAGCTTCAAGACATCCCAGTGGTGGCGATAAATGTCACCATGAT GTCCCTACAAAGGAACCGTCTTCAGAAACTGAAAGCAAACGCATTCTTTAGGTACCAGAGCCTACAAAAACT ATATCTCCAACACAACAGAATTCAAGATGTGAGTCCTCACGCATTCAGAGGGCTGTATAATCTCACAAGACT ATATCTGAGCTATAACAAGATATCTGCCCTGATGCCAGGGGTGTTCCAGGACCTGCACAAGCTGGAGTGGTT gATCCTGGAAAATAACAATATCCACGAAATGTCCTCCATGACCTTCTCAGGACTGAACTCCCTCGTTTTACT GGTTTTGTTGAACAACTCTTTGACAGAGTTGGATGACATCTGTCGGGAAATGCCGATACTGAATTGGCT GGATTTGGAGGGAAATCTAATTGAAACCATTGGAAATGTCTCATTCTGCTCGTGCAGTATGCTGACAGTTCT TGTTTTACAGCAGAACAGGATCAGCCATATACACGAACAGGCTTTCTCTGTCCTTCAAAAGCTTGGAGAATT GGATCTATCCAACAACAAATTGGTGGCGATCCCTCCCAATCTCTTTGTCTCGCTGGGGGATTTGCTCCAACT GAATATATCATACAATCCCATTGTGGAGCTCCAAGTTGACCACTTTGACAAGTTGTATAAATTGAAGTCATT GAGCATAGAAGGGATAGAAATTGGAAACATACAACGGAGGATGTTTGAACCTCTCAAATACTTGACACATAT CTACTTCAAGAAATTCCAGTACTGCGGCTATGCTCCCCATGTGCGCAGCTGCAAACCCAACACTGATGGCATCTCGTCCTTCGAGGACCTGCTGGCCAACATCGTGCTGAGGGTCTTTGTGTGGGTGGTCTCTGCCACCACCTGCTTCGGCAAcatctttgtcatctgcatgCGCTCTTACATCCGATCAGAGAACAAACTCCATGCCATGTGcatcatttctctctgct GTGCGGACGGGCTGATGGGCATCTACCTTTTCATGATTGGTGCATATGATTTGAAGTTCCGCGGCGAGTACAACCGACATGCTCAGGCCTGGATGGATAGCAGTCAGTGTCAGGTCATTGGCTCTTTGGCCATGCTGTCCACTGAGGTATCCGTCCTTCTCCTAACTTACCTCACTCTGGAGAAATATATCTGCATCGTCTACCCTTTCCAGTACTTGACGCCTGGCTGGCGACGAACTGTCACCATTCTTCTTGGGATATGGGTGTTCGGCTTCATTGTTGCCCTCCTGCCGCTGGTGTTCAAGGGGCTATTTCGCAACTTCTATGGGACCAATGGCGTTTGCTTCCCACTGCACTCTGAGCAGCCAGAGACCCTTTGGGCTCATGTTTACTCCATCGTCATTTTCCTGG GTCTGAACTTGGTGGCATTTCTCATCATTGTCTTAGCCTATGCAAGCATGTTCTATAACATCCAGAGAACAGGGACTCAGACCACTAAATACAGCAACCACATCAAGAAAGAGGTGACCATCGCCAAAAGATTCTTCTCTATTGTCATCACTGACTCCCTTTGCTGGATCCCCATCTTCATCCTCAAGATCCTGTCACTGCTGCAGGTCGAGATTCCCG GTACCATCAGCTCCTGGGTGGTCATATTTATTCTGCCCATCAACAGCGCCCTTAACCCCATCCTTTACACGTTGACCACACGGCCCTTCAAAGAGACCATTCTGCAGGTATGGGCTAACTACAGGCAAAGGAGGCCTCTGCTCAGCGGTCACCAAGCTCATCATCCGTCGCTCACCTGGCAGGAAATGTGGCCCCTGCAGGAGAACAGCCATGGCCCCGCCACGGGGCACCCGCTGGAAACGACAGGCACGATAGTTAAGCTCACGCCTGTGGAAAATACTAATGAGGGATACAATGACATTACCACATCCACACAGCAATTCCAGAAGCAACATATAGTGCTGTCAGTATGCTCAAAGAAACAAGCACCCaccacccacacatacacaaacaaatga